A window of the Juglans microcarpa x Juglans regia isolate MS1-56 chromosome 5D, Jm3101_v1.0, whole genome shotgun sequence genome harbors these coding sequences:
- the LOC121264345 gene encoding transcription initiation factor TFIID subunit 8, which produces MKSKLRKEAKTQASTMTKTTTATPSELSFAIARIAVSQICQSVGFKATQLSALETLTFVATKYLQAIAGSAASFTNSSNRTQSNLLDLTNALHDVVSLHSGGLSGGSILHRPTSTLLSTSGVLKDLANFVYFHDEIPFAKPIPRPDSTSSSGNSSPGTKNLDCSRGSHVPKWLPGFPNGNNGVDEIYPGKGKRKNGESLWEESVLVRSDLGWKNWNENGRKRVVGEGKVETGRGNVRFKMGSRSGVCRLENNKNNVNDKSNGIDKEEKILVYKRRRRRDDGGRLINL; this is translated from the coding sequence ATGAAATCAAAGCTCCGCAAGGAAGCTAAAACCCAAGCTTCGACGATGACGAAGACGACGACTGCAACCCCATCGGAGCTCTCGTTCGCCATAGCCAGAATCGCAGTCTCCCAGATCTGTCAGTCAGTGGGATTCAAAGCCACCCAGCTCTCCGCCCTCGAGACCCTGACCTTCGTGGCCACCAAGTACCTCCAGGCCATAGCCGGGTCCGCTGCCTCCTTCACCAACTCCTCCAACCGCACCCAATCCAACCTCCTCGACCTCACCAACGCCCTccacgacgtcgtttcactccACAGCGGCGGCTTATCCGGAGGCTCCATTCTCCACAGACCCACTTCCACTCTCCTGTCCACCTCAGGGGTCCTAAAGGACCTCGCCAATTTTGTCTACTTCCACGACGAAATTCCATTCGCCAAGCCGATTCCCCGGCCGGACAGTACTAGTTCCTCCGGCAACTCGAGTCCCGGGACTAAAAACTTAGATTGTTCCCGGGGCTCGCATGTTCCAAAATGGCTGCCCGGATTTCCAAACGGAAACAATGGGGTTGATGAGATTTACCCAGGGAAGGGAAAGAGAAAGAACGGGGAGAGCTTGTGGGAGGAATCGGTTCTAGTGAGGAGTGATTTGGGGTGGAAGAATTGGAATGAAAATGGTCGAAAAAGGGTAGTTGGGGAGGGGAAAGTGGAAACGGGGAGAGGGAATGTGAGGTTTAAGATGGGTTCAAGGAGTGGGGTTTGTAGGCTAGAAAACAATAAGAACAATGTCAATGACAAAAGTAATGGGATTGATAAGGAAGAGAAGATCCTTGTGtacaagagaagaagaagaagggatgATGGTGGGCGCTTAATCAATTTGTGA
- the LOC121264346 gene encoding vesicle-associated membrane protein 721-like — translation MSHKPLIYAFVSRGTVLLAEYTEFSGNFNSIAHQCLQKIPATNNKFTYNCDAHTFNYLVDNGYTYCVVADESVGRQVPMAFLERIKEDFLSRYGGGKAATAPANSLNKEFGPKLKEHMQYCIDHPEEVSKLAKVKAQVSEVKGVMMENIEKVLDRGEKIELLVDKTENLHQQAQDFRTTGTKIRRKMWLQNMKIKLIVLGILIALILIIVLSVCHGFNC, via the exons ATGAGCCACAAGCCTCTAATATACGCTTTCGTTTCTCGCGGAACGGTGCTTCTCGCTGAGTACACCGAATTCAGTGGCAATTTCAATTCCATAGCGCATCAATGCCTCCAGAAGATCCCGGCCACCAACAACAAGTTCACCTACAACTGCGATGCCCACACCTTCAATTACCTCGTTGACAACGGCTACA CATATTGTGTAGTTGCAGATGAATCAGTCGGGCGACAGGTACCCATGGCTTTTCTGGAGCGCATCAAGGAGGACTTTTTGTCAAGATATGGAGGTGGAAAGGCTGCTACAGCTCCTGCCAACAGCCTTAACAAGGAATTTGG GCCAAAATTGAAGGAACATATGCAGTACTGTATCGATCACCCTGAAGAGGTAAGCAAGCTTGCAAAGGTGAAGGCTCAGGTTTCAGAAGTTAAAGGTGTAATGATGGAGAATATTGAAAAG GTTTTAGATAGAGGCGAAAAGATAGAGCTTCTGGTGGATAAGACTGAGAACCTTCATCAACAG GCACAGGACTTCCGCACCACAGGGACGAAAATCCGGAGGAAAATGTGGCTGCAGAACATGAAGATCAAGCTGATTGTTTTGGGGATTCTAATAGCATTGATCCTCATTATAGTCCTCTCTGTTTGCCATGGGTTCAACTGCTGA
- the LOC121264348 gene encoding BOI-related E3 ubiquitin-protein ligase 1 has product MAVEARHTYLFPSQLITNREFVKSNPGKTDIYGAQMFSGLPLAGTMPEMQPGFNQSSADCNLVSSQTFMNKADSGLSYTIPDRRKRPTDSFNELNALTVPQKRSKASGLSSFLDQDIIFQAQQQQQQAEIDRFFAQYAEKVSSKLEEQKRMLVSACQENFTKKLKEKDEEIQRIGKLNWVLQERVKSLWLENQIWRDLAQTNEATANNLRSDLEQVLANVSKDSDAESSCGSNDMGRCVVGEEVDQEQAEIATTAVRDKALVGGGGGGGHSHRIMCRQCRAKESRVLLLPCRHLCLCTTCGSSLRNCPVCHSAINASVHVNFS; this is encoded by the exons ATGGCAGTTGAAGCTCGTCATACGTACCTATTCCCTTCTCAGTTAATCACAAATAG GGAGTTTGTCAAATCTAATCCGGGAAAAACCGATATATATGGTGCCCAGATGTTCTCTGGACTGCCTTTGGCTGGAACAATGCCTGAAATGCAACCGGGTTTTAACCAATCATCCGCAGATTGCAATCTGGtttcttctcaaactttcaTGAATAAGGCTGATAGTGGGCTCTCCTACACCATCCCTGATCGGAGAAAGCGTCCTACGGATTCGTTCAACGAGCTTAATGCTTTGACAGTCCCTCAAAAGAGATCCAAAGCATCCGGGTTGTCGTCTTTTCTCGACCAGGACATCATCTTCCAGGcccagcaacaacaacaacaggcAGAGATCGATCGGTTTTTTGCCCAATAT GCAGAAAAAGTAAGTTCGAAACTTGAGGAGCAAAAAAGAATGCTGGTGTCAGCATGCCAGGAAAACTTCACgaagaaattgaaagaaaaagacgAAGAGATTCAGAGAATAGGAAAGCTGAATTGGGTCCTTCAAGAAAGAGTGAAAAGCCTGTGGTTAGAAAACCAGATTTGGAGGGACTTGGCACAAACAAACGAGGCCACGGCCAACAATCTTCGCAGCGATCTAGAGCAAGTGCTGGCCAACGTAAGCAAGGACAGCGACGCAGAGTCCAGCTGCGGGAGCAACGACATGGGCCGGTGCGTGGTGGGGGAGGAAGTCGATCAGGAGCAGGCGGAGATTGCGACGACGGCGGTGAGAGACAAGGCGTTggttggtggcggtggtggtggtgggcaCAGCCACAGAATAATGTGTAGGCAGTGTAGGGCGAAGGAGTCAAGGGTGTTGTTGCTGCCATGCAGGCATCTATGCCTCTGTACGACGTGTGGGTCCAGTCTTCGCAATTGCCCAGTATGTCATTCTGCCATCAATGCTAGCGTGCATGTCAATTTCTCCTAG